Proteins found in one Streptomyces sp. NBC_00461 genomic segment:
- a CDS encoding response regulator transcription factor yields MRVLIVEDEIYMAEAIRDGLRLEAIAADIAGDGDTALEMLSIHTYDIAVLDRDIPGPSGDEIAKRIVGSGSGMPILMLTAADRLDDKASGFELGADDYLTKPFELQELALRLRALDRRRAHNRPPVREIAGLRLDPFRREVYRDGRYVALTRKQFAVLEVLVAAEGGVVSAEELLERAWDENADPFTNAVRITVSALRKRLGAPWIIATVPGVGYRIDTAPGTAREGGDRG; encoded by the coding sequence ATGCGTGTGTTGATCGTCGAGGACGAAATCTATATGGCAGAGGCCATTCGCGATGGCCTACGCCTGGAAGCGATCGCGGCCGACATCGCGGGCGACGGCGACACAGCTCTGGAAATGCTGAGCATCCACACGTACGACATCGCCGTACTCGACCGCGACATCCCCGGACCGTCCGGTGACGAGATCGCCAAACGCATCGTCGGCTCCGGCAGCGGCATGCCGATCCTCATGCTCACCGCGGCCGACCGTCTCGACGACAAGGCCTCCGGGTTCGAACTCGGGGCCGACGACTACCTCACGAAGCCCTTCGAACTCCAAGAACTCGCGCTGCGGCTCAGAGCACTCGACCGCAGACGCGCCCACAACAGGCCTCCCGTACGAGAGATCGCAGGTCTGCGCCTTGACCCGTTCCGCCGAGAGGTCTACCGGGACGGCCGCTACGTCGCGCTGACCAGGAAGCAGTTCGCAGTGCTCGAGGTCCTGGTCGCTGCCGAGGGCGGTGTCGTCAGCGCCGAAGAACTCCTGGAACGCGCGTGGGACGAGAACGCCGACCCGTTCACCAACGCCGTGCGCATCACCGTCTCTGCACTGCGCAAGCGACTTGGCGCACCATGGATCATCGCCACCGTGCCGGGCGTCGGCTACCGCATCGACACAGCACCCGGCACCGCACGTGAGGGCGGAGACCGTGGATAG
- a CDS encoding type III polyketide synthase, translating into MGAYLCPPAVVHGEHAVKTGDILADVCSRHPQAPWLARIDGIAESTGIASRGWMLPLEAAVAPSRESGLRTPGPGPAREALARGGFSDREVDRAIAALEEIPAPQTIQERTAPAWAAVQTYGERAAREALEIAGLHTADVDCLITSHSTTPALPGLDLSLFNRLPLRTDVLLLPASQWACIAGTRSLALAADLVAVDPDRVVLVVISEALSTTYQPADDTLESLIVRLLFADTAVAAVVTGRPRPESILRLDAAWHHTLPNTADLHWLDTRADGTHFVMDRRGPRAVQETVAAMWKWLSTRHQDDGHPWHPDLLLAHPGGTRVLEYMEQTMPDGWPAGLLAYSRAGYTTGNRGGAAVLDILRRAHDVGQKTGSRTVLYAAAPGLTATALEGEWL; encoded by the coding sequence GTGGGCGCCTACCTGTGTCCTCCCGCCGTAGTGCACGGCGAACACGCCGTGAAAACCGGCGACATCCTGGCCGACGTGTGCAGTCGACATCCGCAGGCCCCATGGCTGGCGCGGATTGACGGCATCGCCGAGAGCACCGGAATCGCCTCCCGTGGATGGATGCTGCCGTTGGAGGCGGCCGTCGCACCCAGTAGGGAGAGCGGCTTGCGAACGCCGGGCCCTGGTCCGGCCCGTGAAGCTCTGGCCCGTGGTGGGTTCAGCGACCGGGAGGTGGACCGGGCGATCGCCGCGCTGGAGGAGATACCGGCGCCCCAGACCATCCAGGAGCGCACCGCGCCGGCCTGGGCGGCCGTGCAGACGTACGGAGAACGCGCAGCCCGCGAAGCCCTTGAGATCGCCGGGCTGCACACCGCCGACGTGGACTGTCTGATCACCAGTCACTCCACCACCCCCGCCCTGCCGGGGTTGGACCTGTCTCTGTTCAACCGCCTCCCGCTGCGCACCGACGTACTGCTGCTGCCGGCCAGTCAATGGGCCTGCATCGCGGGAACCCGTTCCTTGGCGCTGGCGGCCGACCTGGTCGCCGTGGACCCCGACCGTGTGGTGCTGGTGGTGATATCGGAGGCGCTGAGCACCACCTACCAGCCCGCCGACGACACGCTGGAATCCCTCATCGTCCGGTTGCTGTTCGCGGACACCGCCGTTGCGGCAGTGGTCACCGGCCGTCCCAGGCCGGAGTCGATCCTGCGGCTGGACGCGGCCTGGCACCACACCCTGCCCAACACCGCGGACCTGCACTGGCTGGACACTCGCGCCGACGGCACACATTTCGTCATGGACCGCCGGGGGCCGCGCGCCGTCCAGGAGACGGTTGCCGCGATGTGGAAGTGGCTGAGCACCCGCCATCAGGACGACGGACACCCGTGGCATCCCGATCTGCTGCTCGCCCATCCCGGCGGGACCCGGGTGCTGGAGTACATGGAACAGACGATGCCCGACGGGTGGCCCGCCGGACTTCTGGCCTACAGCCGGGCCGGCTACACCACAGGCAACCGCGGCGGCGCGGCCGTACTCGACATACTGCGACGCGCGCACGACGTCGGCCAGAAAACAGGCAGCCGCACCGTGCTGTACGCGGCCGCACCCGGGCTGACAGCCACGGCCCTGGAGGGGGAGTGGCTTTGA
- a CDS encoding endonuclease/exonuclease/phosphatase family protein, with the protein MAQVDTAATGQGGAGRREAGAGTWQAAIRRTIHAGSRPEPWKRGPVLVALALLLGLFMPLHAEIPNGIGNLGSLVETFLPWFGLFIPVLLAGALWRRSASAVAALLLPVTVWLNLFGGLLGDKSHPGSDLTLVSHNVDADNPDPTGTARELAASEADVVALEEITAQARSTYEKELAKAYPYHTVQGTVGLWSKLPLSDTRPVDIDTDYGPLADTKPVDVTMEYNRALRTTVATEQGPLAVYVAHLGSVRVNPSAGFWTGSRDRGVQALGKAIAAERNERVVLLGDLNGTLDDRAFAGITSQLRSTQEAAGDGFGFSWPAKFPVARIDQILVRGVKPESSWSLPATGSDHMPVAAGISW; encoded by the coding sequence ATGGCGCAGGTGGACACAGCGGCGACCGGACAGGGCGGCGCAGGTCGCCGCGAGGCCGGCGCCGGGACCTGGCAGGCGGCTATCCGCCGGACGATCCATGCCGGCTCCCGGCCGGAGCCCTGGAAGCGCGGCCCGGTGCTCGTGGCGCTGGCGCTGCTGCTCGGCCTGTTCATGCCGCTGCACGCGGAGATCCCGAACGGGATCGGGAACCTCGGCAGCCTGGTGGAGACCTTCCTGCCGTGGTTCGGCCTGTTCATCCCGGTGCTGCTGGCCGGGGCGCTGTGGCGCCGCTCCGCCTCCGCGGTGGCCGCGCTGCTGCTGCCGGTCACGGTGTGGCTGAACCTCTTCGGCGGGCTGCTCGGCGACAAGTCCCACCCGGGCAGCGATCTCACCCTGGTCAGCCACAACGTCGACGCCGACAACCCCGACCCGACCGGCACCGCCCGCGAGCTGGCCGCCTCTGAGGCGGATGTGGTGGCACTGGAGGAGATCACCGCGCAGGCCCGGAGCACGTACGAGAAGGAGCTGGCGAAGGCATACCCGTACCACACGGTGCAGGGCACGGTCGGGCTGTGGAGCAAGCTGCCGCTGTCGGACACCCGGCCGGTCGACATCGACACGGACTACGGGCCGCTGGCGGACACCAAGCCGGTCGACGTCACGATGGAGTACAACCGGGCGCTGCGCACCACGGTGGCCACGGAGCAGGGGCCGCTGGCGGTGTATGTGGCGCACCTCGGGTCCGTCCGGGTAAATCCCAGCGCGGGTTTTTGGACGGGCTCGCGGGACAGAGGAGTGCAGGCGCTCGGCAAGGCCATCGCCGCCGAGCGGAACGAGCGGGTGGTGCTGCTCGGCGACCTGAACGGCACCCTGGACGACCGCGCGTTCGCCGGCATCACCTCGCAGCTGCGCTCGACCCAGGAGGCGGCCGGGGACGGCTTCGGCTTCAGCTGGCCGGCGAAGTTCCCGGTGGCCCGGATCGACCAGATCCTGGTGCGCGGTGTGAAGCCGGAGAGCTCGTGGTCGCTGCCGGCCACCGGCAGCGACCACATGCCGGTGGCAGCGGGAATCAGCTGGTGA
- a CDS encoding ATP-binding protein — protein MEDHFGSAVRRFRLRAGLTQEALAERSGVSVSTIRGMETGKRRNPQLASVRQLAAALDLQPAELDGLLAAVTGSVAGAAEVTGTGEHAATVPVPRQLPAPPAPFVGRNHELDRLDAAMRPSSGAAGTLVISAIAGAGGVGKSWLALHWAHRNADRFPDGQLFVDLRGFSPDSEPMDPAVAVRGFLDALGVEPGQIPVAPHAQAALFRSLVADKRMLLVLDNAVDAAQVTPLLPGGDTCTVAVTSRNRLLGLITGHGAHHLSVDTLTDAEACELLVARLGSARIEAEPAAVAELVGLCGGFPLALSIIAGRAHAHLHLSLADLADELRDDVLDVLDDADPAASLPAVLSLSRRALSDEEAEVLGLLAIAPGPDISLAAAGSLTGLGPSRTRSVLRRLEQASLIGQDAAGRYRMHDLIRRYATTAHDLADSTRAAALRRVLDFYTHTAYAADRLLDSHRDPIELAPPPPACHPQALSDIPAAMDWFDTEQRNLLAAQHTAAAHALHRTVWQLAWTLYDFHYRRGHRHDQLAVWQIAVDSAHQLRDPGAQILTHRLLGRAHVVLGHHQEAIAALNEALALSEQQGDRALQAQAHYTLASIWPDGRRALEHARRALDLYRGLDQPIAEANALNAVGWYAARLGDRDDTAREHCQAALTLYQHHHDVNGQAQTLDSLAYIDHHSGRHHDAIEHYRQAISLYRELDNTYETADTLDRLGHSHAALGHHEQTRAVWQEARELYRQQGRDEEAEQVERQLDELDGLGEHHNPDACGS, from the coding sequence GTGGAAGATCACTTCGGTTCGGCCGTCCGACGGTTCCGGTTGCGTGCGGGGCTGACCCAGGAGGCACTGGCCGAGCGTTCCGGCGTTTCGGTCAGCACGATCCGCGGCATGGAGACCGGCAAACGCCGCAATCCGCAGCTCGCGTCGGTGCGCCAACTGGCCGCCGCGCTCGACCTGCAGCCGGCCGAACTGGACGGACTGTTGGCCGCGGTGACGGGTTCGGTCGCGGGTGCGGCCGAGGTTACGGGTACGGGCGAGCATGCCGCGACGGTCCCGGTACCGCGTCAACTGCCCGCGCCCCCGGCGCCGTTCGTGGGCCGAAACCACGAACTGGACCGACTGGATGCTGCAATGCGGCCCAGTTCGGGTGCGGCAGGAACTCTGGTCATCTCCGCGATTGCGGGCGCCGGCGGGGTGGGCAAGTCGTGGCTTGCGTTGCATTGGGCTCACCGCAACGCCGACCGCTTCCCCGACGGGCAGCTCTTCGTCGACCTACGGGGCTTCAGCCCCGACAGCGAGCCGATGGACCCGGCCGTGGCGGTACGGGGATTCCTCGACGCGCTGGGCGTTGAGCCCGGCCAGATCCCGGTCGCGCCGCACGCGCAGGCGGCGTTGTTCCGCAGCCTGGTGGCGGACAAGCGGATGCTGCTGGTGCTCGACAACGCTGTCGACGCCGCCCAGGTGACCCCCCTGCTGCCGGGCGGCGACACCTGCACCGTCGCGGTCACCAGCCGCAACCGATTGCTGGGCCTGATCACCGGCCACGGCGCCCACCACCTGTCCGTGGACACCCTCACCGACGCCGAAGCCTGCGAACTCCTCGTCGCCCGACTCGGCTCCGCACGCATCGAGGCCGAACCCGCGGCGGTGGCCGAACTCGTCGGCCTGTGCGGCGGGTTCCCGCTCGCGCTGAGCATCATCGCCGGCCGCGCGCACGCCCACCTGCACCTGTCCCTGGCCGACCTCGCCGACGAACTGCGCGACGACGTACTCGACGTACTCGACGACGCCGACCCCGCCGCGAGCCTGCCCGCGGTGCTCTCGCTCTCCCGCCGCGCGTTGAGCGACGAAGAAGCCGAGGTGCTCGGGCTGTTGGCGATCGCACCCGGACCCGACATCAGCCTTGCTGCCGCCGGCAGTCTCACCGGCCTCGGCCCCAGCCGGACCCGAAGCGTGCTGCGCAGGCTCGAACAGGCTTCGCTGATCGGGCAGGACGCCGCCGGCCGGTACCGCATGCACGACCTGATCCGCCGCTACGCCACCACCGCCCACGATCTGGCCGACAGCACGCGAGCGGCGGCGTTGCGGCGGGTGCTCGACTTCTACACCCACACCGCGTACGCCGCCGACCGCCTCCTAGACTCCCACCGCGACCCCATCGAACTCGCCCCGCCGCCACCCGCCTGCCACCCCCAGGCGCTGTCCGACATCCCGGCGGCGATGGACTGGTTCGACACCGAGCAGCGGAATCTGCTCGCTGCTCAGCACACCGCCGCCGCCCACGCATTGCACCGCACGGTCTGGCAGCTGGCCTGGACGCTGTACGACTTCCACTACCGTCGAGGCCACCGCCACGATCAGCTCGCCGTGTGGCAGATCGCCGTCGACTCCGCGCATCAGCTGCGCGACCCCGGTGCCCAGATCCTCACGCATCGGCTCCTGGGCCGCGCCCACGTCGTGCTCGGGCACCATCAGGAGGCGATCGCCGCCCTGAACGAGGCGCTCGCCCTGAGTGAGCAGCAAGGCGACCGCGCCCTCCAGGCTCAGGCGCACTACACACTCGCGTCGATCTGGCCGGACGGCCGGCGGGCGCTGGAGCATGCCAGGCGGGCACTCGACCTCTACCGCGGCCTCGACCAGCCGATCGCGGAAGCCAACGCGCTCAACGCCGTGGGCTGGTACGCCGCCCGCCTCGGTGACCGAGACGACACCGCCCGAGAGCACTGCCAGGCCGCCCTCACCCTCTACCAGCACCACCACGATGTGAACGGCCAAGCGCAAACCCTGGACAGCCTCGCCTACATCGACCACCACAGTGGCCGCCACCACGACGCCATCGAGCACTACCGCCAGGCCATCAGCCTGTACCGCGAGCTCGACAACACCTACGAAACCGCCGACACTCTCGACCGGCTCGGTCACTCCCACGCCGCACTCGGCCACCACGAACAGACCCGTGCGGTGTGGCAGGAAGCACGGGAGCTGTATCGACAGCAGGGACGTGACGAGGAAGCCGAGCAGGTGGAACGACAGCTCGACGAGCTCGACGGCCTCGGCGAACATCACAACCCGGACGCCTGTGGGTCGTAG
- a CDS encoding bacteriocin fulvocin C-related protein: MSTTEGHGAAESEVRWMLAFDASCSTCRAVSSIVFNACDARLEVVALGRADVRAWRSRALGPDAPWAPTLLKVTTGGGQDAAVPDRTGTDGESVRAWTGPSMTLQLVRRLGPRATVRVLRALGEARDANRSQVGTGSSRAQFLRVAGGLAVASTILFKGGTPAFAAGQDAAAASEWVKANAGRLPTTYSDVTALPLAHRRAVHAALPPAARSRLWVEHIDRFRAAHTHPTPRQGTVIERARTAASDPATFQRRPPARRRHSDDLTGSAVAAFGKEGAAQLLATLGPVEALAQDCACSSFSDACLFSDCIGGGCTISDGGCGEFWIWDCDGTCR, translated from the coding sequence ATGAGCACCACTGAGGGACACGGCGCTGCCGAGTCCGAAGTTCGCTGGATGCTGGCCTTCGACGCGTCGTGCTCGACGTGCCGTGCCGTGTCCTCGATCGTGTTCAACGCCTGTGACGCACGCCTGGAGGTGGTCGCCCTCGGTCGTGCCGACGTCCGTGCCTGGCGTTCGCGAGCGTTGGGGCCCGACGCGCCCTGGGCACCGACGCTGCTGAAGGTCACCACCGGCGGAGGGCAAGACGCCGCCGTGCCGGACCGAACCGGTACCGACGGCGAGTCCGTGCGGGCCTGGACAGGGCCGTCGATGACGCTTCAGCTGGTGCGACGACTGGGGCCGCGAGCGACGGTCCGCGTCCTGCGGGCGCTGGGCGAGGCACGCGACGCGAACCGCTCCCAAGTCGGCACGGGGTCCAGCCGCGCGCAGTTCCTGCGGGTCGCCGGAGGGCTCGCGGTCGCCTCGACCATCTTGTTCAAGGGGGGTACGCCCGCCTTCGCCGCGGGCCAGGACGCTGCGGCGGCCAGTGAGTGGGTCAAGGCGAACGCCGGGCGTCTGCCCACCACCTATTCCGATGTGACCGCCTTGCCGCTGGCCCACCGCCGCGCCGTGCACGCCGCACTGCCGCCGGCTGCCCGCAGCCGCCTGTGGGTGGAGCACATCGACCGCTTCCGCGCCGCGCACACCCATCCCACGCCTCGTCAGGGCACGGTCATCGAACGGGCTCGCACCGCCGCGTCGGACCCTGCGACCTTCCAGCGACGCCCGCCCGCACGTCGTCGGCACAGCGACGACCTGACCGGGTCCGCGGTCGCCGCATTCGGCAAGGAGGGCGCGGCGCAACTGCTGGCCACGCTGGGACCGGTGGAAGCCCTGGCACAGGACTGTGCGTGCAGTTCGTTCTCCGACGCGTGCCTGTTCAGCGACTGCATCGGAGGCGGATGCACGATCTCCGACGGCGGGTGCGGCGAGTTCTGGATCTGGGACTGCGACGGGACCTGCCGCTGA
- a CDS encoding VOC family protein, translated as MTRSVVSIVYVNDAPAAARFYGDLLGMSPSFETSGYITFDLGPGADLGLWSGQFEDLSPDVLRTSEVCLAVDGGPEELNATFEQWNSKGVTILREPHDAGFGLTFLAADPDGNRIRVAPRG; from the coding sequence ATGACCAGATCCGTCGTGTCCATCGTCTACGTGAACGACGCTCCCGCCGCAGCTCGTTTCTACGGCGACCTCCTCGGCATGAGCCCCTCGTTCGAGACTTCGGGATACATCACCTTCGACCTCGGGCCGGGCGCTGACCTCGGTCTGTGGTCCGGCCAGTTCGAGGATCTGTCACCGGACGTCCTGCGCACCAGTGAGGTTTGCCTGGCCGTCGACGGTGGACCCGAAGAGCTCAACGCGACCTTTGAGCAGTGGAATTCCAAGGGGGTCACGATCCTGCGCGAGCCTCATGACGCGGGGTTCGGGCTGACCTTCCTCGCAGCCGATCCTGACGGGAACCGTATCCGCGTCGCACCGCGGGGCTGA
- a CDS encoding helix-turn-helix transcriptional regulator encodes MTPDRFFTLMLLLESRDAVTTQELASALGVSLRTITRDLNWLRDAGLPVTAHRGRLGGVTMLPGSGLDLTRLTPGERDHLSLTGLDEKQRAELDASVESRRALSKIAAAQPRRVHELLPLTDVVHVDSRPWRQARASGTTPASLLGAVRRGRRLRIEYDSPRESCPRDLVVDPYGLFAKAGLWYLVADRARVPRMYRLERITTWKEVDQPRRIRESQTLATVAAALIDQWEHNHAIEVRATIDQTQIERAQRIFGLRLVPDDHEESATGRKVTIRFLHLEDVRALLPFGSAITVHGPTEARAHLRDLATDLAHHYAPSPTS; translated from the coding sequence GTGACCCCAGACCGCTTCTTCACCCTGATGCTGCTCCTCGAATCGAGGGATGCCGTGACCACACAGGAACTCGCCTCAGCGCTCGGGGTGTCCCTTCGAACCATCACCCGAGACCTGAACTGGCTCCGCGACGCCGGTCTGCCGGTGACCGCACACCGGGGCCGCCTCGGAGGCGTGACCATGCTGCCCGGGTCCGGGCTCGACCTCACGCGACTCACACCGGGCGAGCGTGATCATCTGTCGCTCACCGGGCTCGATGAGAAGCAACGCGCGGAGCTCGACGCATCGGTCGAAAGCCGGCGCGCGCTCTCCAAGATCGCCGCTGCACAGCCACGTCGAGTTCATGAGCTCCTGCCCCTCACCGACGTAGTGCACGTGGACAGCCGTCCCTGGCGTCAGGCACGAGCCTCCGGCACGACACCGGCTTCGCTGCTCGGCGCAGTGCGGCGAGGTCGCCGGCTACGGATCGAGTACGACAGCCCACGCGAGTCGTGCCCACGCGACCTGGTCGTGGATCCCTACGGGCTGTTCGCCAAGGCCGGCCTCTGGTACCTCGTCGCCGACCGTGCCCGAGTGCCACGGATGTACCGACTCGAACGGATCACGACGTGGAAAGAAGTCGACCAGCCACGACGGATCCGCGAGAGCCAGACCCTGGCCACCGTCGCTGCAGCGCTCATTGATCAGTGGGAGCACAACCACGCGATAGAGGTCAGGGCCACCATCGACCAGACCCAGATCGAGCGAGCGCAACGGATCTTTGGCCTACGACTCGTCCCGGACGACCATGAAGAATCCGCCACCGGCCGCAAGGTGACGATCCGCTTCCTGCATCTGGAGGACGTGCGAGCACTACTGCCGTTCGGGAGCGCCATCACTGTGCACGGCCCCACCGAAGCCAGGGCTCACCTCCGCGACCTCGCCACCGATCTTGCCCACCACTATGCGCCGTCACCAACGTCCTGA
- a CDS encoding M15 family metallopeptidase, whose product MVSIPPSARPTTRRFHRLLVVGLSVVIAAIIAALGYRLLKSSSPPSSSSLSSSSAAPSLNALPGEHSGALGEADGVVPDGVTVFDDEIPAVAKLDPDLLKALRRAAANAADDGAKFYVNSGWRSPDYQNQLLREAVSEYGSEDEAARWVATAATSPHVSGDAVDLGRSDATAWLSKHGAEYGLCQIYRNEPWHYELHTDAIGRGCPRMYANPTQDPRMQQ is encoded by the coding sequence ATGGTTTCAATCCCACCATCAGCACGACCAACGACGCGCCGGTTTCACCGGCTCCTTGTCGTCGGCCTGTCAGTGGTCATCGCGGCGATCATCGCAGCCCTCGGCTACCGGTTACTGAAGTCCTCTTCCCCTCCTTCCTCCTCGTCCTTGTCCTCCTCCTCGGCCGCACCATCGTTGAATGCTCTTCCCGGTGAGCACTCCGGTGCCCTTGGCGAGGCTGACGGTGTCGTCCCCGACGGCGTGACGGTCTTCGACGACGAGATTCCGGCTGTGGCCAAGCTCGATCCCGATCTGCTCAAGGCCCTCCGCCGGGCTGCGGCGAATGCCGCGGACGACGGAGCGAAGTTCTACGTCAACAGCGGCTGGCGTTCCCCGGATTACCAGAATCAGCTTCTTCGCGAGGCGGTCTCCGAGTACGGGTCCGAGGACGAGGCCGCCCGATGGGTGGCCACCGCGGCGACTTCCCCCCATGTGTCGGGGGACGCGGTCGACCTCGGGCGCTCCGATGCGACGGCGTGGCTGTCGAAGCACGGTGCCGAGTACGGGCTGTGCCAGATCTACCGGAACGAACCCTGGCACTACGAACTGCACACCGATGCGATCGGTCGTGGTTGCCCGCGCATGTATGCCAACCCCACCCAGGACCCGAGGATGCAGCAGTGA
- a CDS encoding sensor histidine kinase — protein MDRAPGLSVRLKLTLSYAGFLMLAGVVLLAAGWVFLTRVPHVGLIMVPSYRLAVLRAFAPTAAVVLAFLLVFGLGGGWFLAGRMLAPLTRITDATRMATNGSLSHRIRLPGHRDEFRELADAFDAMLARLEAHVAEQQRFAANASHELRTPLAISKALLEVARTDPNRDTGELIDRLDAVNTRAIGLTEALLLVSRAEQRSFTREQVDLSLLAEEATETLLPLAEKHGVTIETSGDIAPTLGSQALLLQLTTNLVHNAIIHNLPRQGTVWVNTGVRPKTVVLTVENTGEKLTPELVSTLTEPFQRGTERIHTDHAGVGLGLAIVKTITHAHDGTLTLTPRSAGGIRITVELPATAPQTEG, from the coding sequence GTGGACAGGGCGCCCGGGTTGAGCGTTCGCCTCAAACTCACCCTCAGCTACGCCGGGTTCCTCATGCTTGCCGGCGTTGTGCTGCTCGCGGCCGGGTGGGTGTTCCTGACTCGTGTGCCCCACGTCGGGCTCATCATGGTGCCCAGCTACCGCCTCGCCGTGCTGCGCGCCTTCGCTCCGACCGCGGCCGTCGTGCTGGCGTTCCTGCTGGTATTCGGTCTCGGGGGAGGGTGGTTTCTCGCCGGCCGGATGCTCGCACCGCTGACTCGCATCACGGACGCCACACGCATGGCCACGAACGGATCGCTTTCCCACCGAATCCGGTTGCCTGGCCACAGAGACGAGTTCCGTGAACTCGCCGACGCCTTCGACGCGATGCTCGCACGGCTCGAAGCACACGTCGCCGAACAGCAGAGGTTCGCCGCCAACGCCTCTCACGAACTGCGCACCCCGCTGGCGATCTCGAAGGCACTTCTCGAAGTGGCCCGCACCGATCCGAACCGCGATACCGGCGAACTCATCGACCGCCTCGACGCAGTCAACACCCGAGCCATCGGCCTTACGGAGGCACTGCTCCTGGTGAGCCGCGCTGAGCAGCGATCCTTCACCCGAGAACAAGTCGACCTGTCTCTCCTGGCGGAAGAAGCCACCGAAACACTGCTGCCCCTCGCGGAAAAGCACGGCGTCACCATCGAGACCTCCGGCGACATCGCGCCCACGCTCGGATCGCAAGCGCTCCTGCTGCAGTTGACCACGAACCTCGTACACAACGCGATCATCCACAACCTGCCGCGACAGGGCACCGTCTGGGTCAATACCGGCGTTCGCCCCAAGACCGTGGTGCTCACTGTCGAAAACACCGGTGAGAAACTCACACCGGAGCTGGTCTCGACACTCACCGAACCATTCCAGCGCGGCACCGAGCGCATACACACCGACCACGCAGGCGTCGGCCTCGGCCTGGCCATCGTCAAGACCATCACCCACGCACACGACGGAACACTCACCCTCACCCCACGCTCTGCCGGCGGGATCCGCATCACTGTGGAACTACCCGCGACAGCCCCGCAGACAGAAGGGTGA